One window of the Amycolatopsis mediterranei genome contains the following:
- a CDS encoding alpha/beta hydrolase, which yields MKRVAGRRRRATVLVLVALGFLVVPVSARAEGASCRELYFPVTLVALPQTMHGTLCVPAGGAGTVQVLIPGGTYNSSYWDIGYQPEVRSYRLAMNNAGYATLALDRLGTGGSTTPPSAVLTTITEAAVVHQVIQAVRSGAQGPRFGKVILAGHSFGSGTASIEAATFHDVDAVLVTGLAHRLNLTGTAAVFAATYPALLDPRFAAAGYDPGYLTTLPGTRYSIFHSPGPKVDGAIAFDEATKDTSAYEQAADLFPIGIIAPYSLLIDRPVMIVLGQDTVFCGLLATNCSSAVGIKTSETPYYGAGVDLTTYALPGYGHAINYAPNAPDYFRAVIDWANRKVGR from the coding sequence ATGAAGCGCGTCGCCGGGCGTCGGCGGCGGGCCACCGTGCTCGTGCTGGTGGCGCTCGGCTTCCTGGTGGTGCCGGTGTCCGCCAGGGCGGAGGGTGCAAGCTGCCGGGAGCTGTACTTCCCGGTGACGCTCGTGGCGCTCCCGCAGACGATGCACGGCACCCTGTGTGTGCCGGCCGGTGGCGCGGGCACGGTGCAGGTGCTGATTCCCGGCGGTACGTACAACAGTTCCTACTGGGACATCGGGTACCAGCCGGAGGTCCGGTCCTACCGGCTGGCGATGAACAACGCCGGGTACGCCACGTTGGCGCTCGACCGGCTGGGTACCGGGGGCAGCACGACGCCGCCGAGTGCGGTGCTGACGACGATCACCGAAGCCGCCGTGGTGCACCAGGTGATCCAGGCCGTCCGGTCGGGTGCGCAGGGGCCGCGCTTCGGCAAGGTGATCCTCGCGGGGCATTCGTTCGGCTCCGGTACCGCCAGCATCGAGGCGGCGACGTTCCACGACGTCGACGCCGTGCTCGTGACCGGGCTGGCCCACCGGTTGAACCTCACCGGGACGGCGGCGGTCTTCGCTGCCACCTACCCGGCTTTGCTCGATCCGCGGTTCGCCGCCGCCGGGTATGACCCGGGGTATCTGACGACGCTGCCGGGTACCCGGTACTCGATCTTCCATTCGCCCGGGCCGAAGGTGGACGGGGCGATCGCCTTCGACGAGGCGACTAAGGACACCTCGGCGTACGAGCAGGCGGCCGACCTGTTCCCGATCGGCATCATCGCGCCGTACTCGCTGCTGATCGACCGGCCGGTGATGATCGTGCTGGGCCAGGACACGGTCTTCTGCGGGCTGCTGGCGACCAACTGTTCGTCCGCGGTCGGGATCAAGACTTCGGAGACGCCGTATTACGGTGCCGGGGTGGACCTGACGACGTATGCGCTGCCGGGTTACGGGCACGCGATCAACTACGCGCCCAACGCGCCCGACTACTTCCGGGCCGTGATCGACTGGGCGAACCGCAAGGTCGGCCGCTGA
- a CDS encoding cytochrome P450, translating into MDVPVAPGRRILLGHTPSLLRQRVGFTSSLRVHGDIVRLFLGPLETYFLTSPELVNHVLVAEGSSFSKGIIFDRFRPFMGNGLVMSEGAFHLRQRRLMQPAFHGARLAAYADTMVRVTGELTGTWRAGEVRRLDADMQRLAITVVGETLFATELGRRAVAEARRSIPVVLKAGMIRALSPRFLERVPVIPANRRFDRAVERLRRIVQEVIVGWRAAGEDHGDLLSMLMLARDPGTGEGMTDDQVYDEVITLLTAGSETSAVALTWLFHELARHPEVGRRARAEVDAVLAGRAATFGDVAKLAYLRRIVSEVLRMYPIWILMRRALRDVELGGVRLPAGTEVMFSPFSLHFDPRFHEAPERFDPDRWLPERAARIPKGAYVPFGAGGRQCIGQAFAHTEITLVAASVLAGWELFPVPGVPVRLSVTSAAYPDRMPMTVVPRRAA; encoded by the coding sequence ATGGACGTCCCGGTCGCGCCCGGCCGTCGGATCCTGCTGGGACACACGCCGTCGTTGTTGCGGCAGCGGGTCGGTTTCACGTCTTCGTTGCGGGTGCACGGCGATATCGTGCGGCTCTTCCTGGGTCCGCTGGAGACGTATTTCCTGACGAGCCCGGAGTTGGTCAATCACGTTCTCGTCGCCGAGGGGTCGAGCTTCTCGAAAGGGATCATCTTCGATCGTTTCCGGCCGTTCATGGGAAACGGGCTCGTCATGTCGGAGGGTGCGTTCCACCTGCGGCAGCGCCGGTTGATGCAGCCGGCGTTCCACGGTGCCCGGCTCGCCGCGTACGCGGACACGATGGTGCGGGTCACCGGGGAGCTGACCGGGACCTGGCGGGCGGGCGAGGTCCGCCGGCTGGACGCGGACATGCAGCGGCTGGCCATCACGGTCGTCGGGGAGACGCTCTTCGCCACCGAACTGGGGCGGCGGGCGGTCGCGGAGGCACGCCGGTCGATCCCGGTGGTGCTGAAGGCGGGGATGATCCGGGCGCTGTCGCCGCGGTTCCTCGAACGAGTTCCGGTGATTCCGGCCAACCGGCGGTTCGACCGGGCCGTCGAGCGGCTCCGGCGGATCGTGCAGGAGGTTATCGTCGGGTGGCGTGCGGCGGGGGAGGATCACGGTGATCTGCTGTCCATGCTGATGCTGGCCCGGGATCCCGGCACCGGTGAGGGGATGACCGACGATCAGGTCTACGACGAGGTGATCACGCTGCTGACGGCGGGCAGTGAGACCAGTGCGGTCGCGCTGACGTGGCTCTTCCACGAGCTGGCCCGGCACCCGGAGGTCGGGCGGCGGGCGCGGGCGGAGGTGGACGCGGTGCTGGCCGGCCGTGCGGCCACTTTCGGCGACGTGGCGAAGCTGGCGTACCTGCGCCGGATCGTCAGCGAGGTTTTGCGGATGTATCCGATTTGGATCCTCATGCGGCGAGCCCTGCGGGACGTCGAACTCGGCGGGGTGCGGCTGCCCGCCGGTACGGAGGTCATGTTCAGTCCGTTTTCGCTGCACTTCGATCCGCGGTTCCACGAAGCTCCGGAGCGGTTCGATCCCGATCGCTGGTTGCCCGAGCGGGCGGCGCGCATTCCGAAGGGTGCGTATGTCCCGTTCGGCGCGGGTGGGCGGCAATGCATCGGGCAGGCTTTCGCGCACACCGAGATCACTTTGGTGGCGGCGTCGGTGCTGGCCGGGTGGGAGTTGTTCCCGGTGCCGGGGGTGCCGGTGCGCCTGTCGGTCACTTCGGCGGCTTATCCGGACCGGATGCCGATGACCGTGGTTCCGCGGCGGGCGGCTTGA